A single window of uncultured Fibrobacter sp. DNA harbors:
- a CDS encoding glutamine synthetase III: MNRTKAIYDIATATPAPVKPAEPVNIDFYGEDVFNADTMRSYLPKDICEKLLATIDEGVALDPNIAGDVAHAMKKWAMDRGATHFTHWFQPLTGSTAEKHDSFLEPSGCKAIMALSGKNLIVGEPDASSFPSGGLRSTFEARGYTAWDPTSPAFIKRHGNGATLCIPTAFCSYTGEALDKKTPLLRSLQALSKSTRRLMTCFKAGPKKTTVTLGAEQEYFLIDKRFYLQRPDLYQAGRTIFGATPAKHQQMNDHYFGSIPSRILNFMNDVEKELWRLGIPAKTRHNEVAPAQFELAPIFEDVNLACDHNMMIMETLRNVADRYGLVCLLHEKPFAGVNGSGKHNNWSLSYGKGNLLNPGKDPHQNAVFLTTLCAIIYAVDTHADLLRMTCAGAGNDHRLGAHEAPPAIISIYLGDQLMDVIDQIEQGVPKSSKQAGAMKLGSDMLPPLPRDATDRNRTSPFAFTGNKFEFRAPGSSQSCSEPNVVLNTIVAEAFDMIAEQLEKLDEKNFHTGLQKLLQKIVKEHKRVLYNGNGYTDEWVKEAERRGLPNIRTSMEALKALVKDENIALFEKYGVMNRAEMRSRYEVNVEDYHKRIHIEGEIARDLAKNVILPKVVEAYSGALRTNEMALNQGFPGLDGYAKSLGEGCSKLMDAVSAVESALDGEHEGIISAIADLRKVVDSLEKVVPDELWPLPKYREMLFIY, translated from the coding sequence ATGAACCGCACAAAAGCTATTTACGACATTGCTACAGCCACTCCGGCGCCGGTAAAACCAGCCGAACCGGTCAACATCGACTTTTACGGTGAAGACGTTTTCAACGCCGACACCATGCGCAGCTACCTGCCGAAGGATATCTGCGAAAAGCTCCTCGCCACGATCGACGAAGGGGTCGCTCTCGACCCGAACATCGCTGGCGACGTCGCCCACGCCATGAAGAAGTGGGCCATGGACCGCGGAGCCACACACTTTACGCATTGGTTCCAGCCGCTGACCGGCTCTACCGCCGAAAAGCACGACAGCTTCCTCGAACCGAGCGGCTGCAAGGCCATCATGGCGCTCAGCGGCAAGAACCTCATCGTGGGTGAGCCCGACGCCTCCAGCTTCCCGAGCGGCGGCCTTCGCTCTACGTTCGAAGCCCGCGGCTACACCGCCTGGGACCCGACGAGCCCGGCATTCATCAAGCGCCACGGCAACGGAGCCACGCTTTGCATCCCGACGGCGTTCTGCAGCTACACCGGCGAGGCCTTGGACAAAAAGACCCCGCTGCTCCGTAGCCTCCAGGCGCTTTCCAAGTCCACTCGCCGCCTCATGACCTGCTTCAAGGCGGGCCCCAAGAAGACGACCGTCACGCTCGGCGCCGAACAGGAATACTTCCTCATCGACAAGCGCTTCTACCTGCAACGCCCTGACTTGTACCAGGCCGGCCGCACCATCTTTGGCGCCACTCCCGCGAAGCACCAACAGATGAACGACCACTACTTTGGAAGCATCCCGAGCCGCATCCTCAACTTCATGAACGACGTAGAAAAGGAACTGTGGCGCCTCGGTATCCCGGCCAAGACCCGCCATAACGAAGTCGCCCCCGCGCAGTTCGAACTTGCCCCGATTTTCGAGGACGTGAACCTCGCTTGCGACCACAACATGATGATCATGGAAACGCTCCGCAACGTGGCCGACCGTTACGGGCTCGTGTGCCTGCTGCACGAAAAGCCGTTTGCCGGTGTGAACGGCTCGGGCAAGCACAACAACTGGAGCCTTTCCTACGGCAAGGGCAACCTGCTCAATCCGGGCAAGGACCCGCACCAGAACGCCGTGTTCCTCACGACGCTGTGCGCCATCATCTACGCCGTGGATACCCATGCCGACTTGCTCCGCATGACCTGTGCTGGTGCGGGCAACGACCACCGTCTCGGTGCGCACGAGGCTCCTCCGGCCATCATCTCCATCTACCTGGGCGACCAGCTGATGGACGTAATCGACCAAATCGAGCAAGGCGTGCCCAAGTCCAGCAAGCAAGCCGGTGCCATGAAGCTCGGCTCCGACATGCTGCCGCCGCTCCCGCGCGATGCCACCGACCGTAACCGTACCTCGCCGTTTGCGTTTACCGGCAACAAGTTCGAATTCCGCGCGCCTGGTTCCAGCCAGAGCTGTTCCGAGCCGAACGTCGTGCTCAACACGATTGTGGCCGAAGCCTTCGACATGATTGCCGAACAACTTGAAAAGCTCGACGAGAAGAACTTCCACACGGGTCTCCAGAAGCTGCTGCAAAAGATTGTGAAGGAACACAAGCGCGTCCTTTACAACGGCAACGGCTATACCGACGAATGGGTGAAGGAAGCGGAACGCCGCGGCCTCCCGAACATCCGCACCTCCATGGAAGCCCTCAAGGCGCTCGTCAAGGACGAAAACATCGCCCTGTTCGAGAAGTACGGGGTGATGAACCGTGCCGAGATGCGTTCCCGCTACGAGGTGAACGTCGAGGATTACCACAAGCGCATCCACATCGAGGGCGAAATTGCCCGCGACCTTGCCAAGAACGTCATCTTGCCGAAGGTGGTCGAGGCCTATTCCGGTGCGCTCAGGACGAACGAGATGGCCCTGAACCAGGGTTTCCCCGGTCTGGACGGCTATGCGAAATCGCTGGGCGAGGGCTGCAGCAAGCTCATGGATGCCGTTTCTGCTGTAGAATCGGCCCTGGATGGTGAACATGAGGGCATCATTTCGGCCATTGCGGATCTCCGCAAGGTGGTGGATAGCCTTGAGAAGGTTGTGCCCGACGAACTTTGGCCACTGCCGAAGTATCGCGAAATGTTGTTCATTTACTAG
- a CDS encoding cadherin repeat domain-containing protein, protein MLRMSRVASKMHRALILLSISGLLAYAMAASVPVAPFSFGSSGADAAKWDKLMKYKLWALGSGANTPAITFESDVHITDTVGFVGSPKGGLQFINDQHSLGGPLLFAGNFTNANGSDTIITGPFRFATFTIADNSRNSNYFYGPYCVTSMSSHISLNHGNAVDSCAIVPQVDSDLSLPTVGSHTYSASLGTVDRNGNANSITIHVPSGSTVYDVNISALYLRNEANLYVAMPPGGRPTRIFIMGNVELSSKTSFKVIYAKNASQWKNNAWDVGPSDAASNDKYNGDLLVYFKNGVSFPAGENRIMQGTLISSSDIRIQQHMSFAGQLIAKSIYINSDFKADQFRYVPFDPPVINSTALASGSLHEGRTSETLNVQLDKAPSVPVTIKYCIAFDSKANANQGKTGKTGSVITAAAQADLNTSGVTLCSNNGSKSATFKSDGKSLENPITLTATDDILAENTEFFYLRILDITGGVLENGARSGDFKIYIEDNDSEPSGKDTIITTIVSSAGDSIGYEDVPFKIESFPAYYKATSNINNVVLTPMTDYKVQIVNAPTKGSLKNGAEAVDGGSVISSADIKAGKLTYVSGLNEFGDTTGTNPEFKYSTFTYKIVDDYGEASKNTFTMTIAMNPVNDKPEITNALSSDSKLHLTVKENSAIGVKVGTITAQDSVDSNRDLGNTLTYKLENISGNPSSVFQINSKNGAITVKAATLDYEKQKTYEMRIIVTDNGVPGDRSKKLTDTVVVHVDVENQNDPPVILRGDTTISVREHAPKDSIFIEYKATDEDAGQHVTFRMESADGATSLPFTLVALTDSDSAYIKVVSINYETQPTVYNLRIIADDGNGGSATAMLTINILDVNETPTFAQSSYEFSIDEKYKGGDLVGQVTAADKDTKATPKTVLTYSLVGVNDVTNGSTAVTGLFTVNSSTGEINVDPSISGMLGQSYANHDYEVTVKVTDNGKEQNFSVNKKNLSRNIKVAVHIGNVNDPPVFDKKKYTFNVNENTPLNTRFGSIKVTDEDEEDGMTLSIITSSIPFTIATVKKGEYKLSVNGALDFETKNSYSFKVRVTDGVASDTADVVVKINDVNEKPVIADYTFNVDENSPKGKTVGTVKVKDVDTWTVMGYELKDSTKNIANVFTITPASSCDKGYFCGDIKLKDSVLDFEKTATYYMYVIATDNGENAGFPPDMSDTAVVTIKINDKNDPPVIGPVAADVNVKEHGSAGEFLVGFKATDQDKNHSLTFSMVSKNGKTLPFDIVPVSGKDSAYVKTNKELNYETMDTVYNIYVIVNDGTAKDTANLTVHVQDINEAPAFDKGEYNARINEKYSGGDSVWIFEAKDKDTKAKPATVLTYSLGKVYDVTDASNKVEAAGLFSITSASNKGYVLVATSGMLGQAYAGHTFEVVVTVKDNGSKQNFYDNKKDLSATTKLKIVVTNENDPPYLENRPFNFDVDENSKSGTLVGTIKAEDEDLKDKLTFDMVLSGSDVPFEFQKVSDREIKVVVKSNAKLNYEADSLYTFKVAVTDGIAGDTADVTIKINDVNEYPNIVTADLYIDENSSTGTSVGKVKVTDEDLWTKMDYKLLDSTAGATSVFKISSSSTCDKGYFCGEITLKDSVLNYEKDSVYYMYVVATDNGKNKGFPPDLADTAVLKVHINDKNDPPTFDSSSVTVGVDENSLVETLVGSVSVYAKDEDNLIKKKDTLVYSLIPVSKNSTKFFKIDSLTGEIKVAEDSLDYESVAVYQVKVRVTDNRDPQSADTMLVIINVNDVNEKPTVVQQKFDIDELEPAGSVLNGSPVKDGDLDTAKAFKMHKYFAIDGDTAKFAIDSLTGEITTKEVLTYSNTGANDYSLTVQVVDYSVPSKLLVAEEVMLIAVNDVNKAPVIAPDSFVVKENSPESTFVGQIKATDDEDSPSQLTFTLVGTSKEFDLSTDGIITVKKGANIDYERTKSYTLQVEVADLKGLTSIGKVKINVENVPEAPVLEADTFHVAETAVAKTLVGKAIGMDQEDADSLLTYTLIGTSEEFDVSTSGRITVKKSGVLDYESTTSYILEIYVTDTDSMSDTARFLIIVDDVNEAPVIEPAEFHVAENSPAKTKVGTVVAHDAEDPDSVLVFSLAESSNEFEISSSGRITVKSGANLDYETKNHYDLKVFVTDTKKVSSTAIVKIWIDDIREIPTMDDTTLVIREDAKPDTTFAKLVIDNPENDKVKVTLINNVKEFKVSENGEIKLVEALDYETKKKYELVVVVEGDDGSLDTAHVTIKVQNVVEVPDVKITRASDEDSLWLEPDTIFTNSRKIDFEWTVDNKLQPDTTVKFPKDSTYIVKVCFDDPTKDKPGCDSVVVIVDNSIPKVTISKIAEDTVAISNVTIVEQVDENDTNFYVNHELNEVRIHIKDKATETDSTFNTNLRLDSLLNISKSLSDVKKVSKKKDITMDDAESAETTRNLINDKTYEVSFDMKVDGKKVKVSYNTDKKGREIKNEDGDVVMTVKYQTVIGGKDVTVSYKVNGTTGELIKDDNGGSYEYSYEFDDDFGGHVGVRYSVDDKGEIVKNEEGNYGYQVSYTYKNKFGNIATKNIFIVVDKVVPVVKITSPENKAIVRTRGVNVTWTVDGEVQDTLTIQGLKVGINAIIRTYRDKAGNEASDTVFVVMKNPKSINVHVVKPVTKIDADSVAKYYGDNPPKDGQSFAVSLYNPKEDKEMKTLVGGSFGKKKGDLEEPYPGVNGGHLGPTLSFDAVAPRCGDNPASGLCTLDDLLERDGLISLDVGGGWDREKVTVDEYVNNYCNAEFRKEYKGDNAKANLFKMKLHVNVWVYSNLGSFLNEYRFEQDLNDPEFVNDVGEIKMFFELTPDLNGDVVTQEGRLLGTGAYIFKTEVKSVAELRCKLPDEEIGHKRYASDELLKSFGYKRPKKKKK, encoded by the coding sequence ATGCTGAGAATGTCCAGAGTCGCATCTAAAATGCATCGGGCTTTGATATTACTATCCATTTCGGGTTTGCTTGCTTATGCCATGGCCGCGAGTGTGCCTGTGGCTCCGTTCTCGTTCGGAAGCTCCGGTGCTGATGCTGCCAAGTGGGACAAGCTCATGAAGTACAAACTGTGGGCTTTAGGAAGTGGCGCAAATACACCGGCAATTACTTTTGAATCGGACGTCCATATAACCGATACGGTTGGTTTTGTGGGTTCCCCAAAAGGCGGCCTTCAATTTATAAACGATCAGCACTCTTTGGGTGGCCCGCTTCTTTTTGCCGGAAACTTCACGAATGCAAATGGAAGTGATACGATTATAACGGGGCCGTTCCGTTTTGCGACATTTACAATCGCAGATAATAGTCGCAATAGCAACTATTTCTATGGACCATATTGTGTTACGAGCATGAGCTCGCATATCAGTTTGAATCATGGAAATGCTGTTGATTCTTGTGCAATCGTTCCGCAGGTAGATTCTGATCTTTCCTTGCCGACGGTCGGTTCTCATACGTATAGCGCTTCGCTTGGAACAGTTGATCGAAATGGTAATGCAAATAGTATCACTATTCATGTGCCGTCAGGTTCTACCGTTTATGATGTCAACATTTCTGCTTTGTATCTCAGAAATGAAGCAAACCTTTATGTGGCGATGCCCCCAGGCGGTCGTCCGACCCGTATTTTTATTATGGGTAATGTAGAATTGTCCAGTAAGACTTCTTTTAAAGTCATTTATGCGAAGAATGCGTCTCAATGGAAAAACAACGCCTGGGATGTAGGTCCTTCTGATGCGGCGTCGAATGATAAATATAATGGCGATCTTCTTGTTTATTTCAAAAATGGGGTGTCCTTTCCTGCGGGCGAGAATAGAATTATGCAGGGAACGCTCATTTCTTCATCGGATATTAGAATCCAGCAGCACATGAGTTTTGCTGGCCAGTTGATTGCAAAAAGCATTTACATCAATTCGGATTTCAAAGCTGACCAGTTCCGTTATGTGCCATTCGATCCTCCGGTAATCAATTCCACGGCCTTGGCTTCGGGAAGCCTTCATGAGGGAAGAACGAGTGAAACGTTGAATGTCCAGTTGGACAAGGCTCCCTCGGTCCCGGTGACGATTAAATATTGTATTGCCTTTGATTCAAAAGCGAATGCGAATCAGGGAAAGACGGGGAAGACGGGTTCTGTCATTACGGCTGCAGCACAGGCCGACCTCAATACAAGTGGAGTCACATTGTGCTCTAATAACGGCTCTAAGTCGGCTACCTTTAAATCTGACGGTAAATCTTTGGAAAATCCGATTACCCTAACTGCTACGGACGATATCCTCGCTGAGAATACGGAGTTTTTCTATCTGCGGATTTTGGACATTACCGGTGGTGTCTTGGAGAATGGAGCGCGTTCTGGAGACTTCAAAATCTACATCGAGGACAATGACAGCGAACCTAGTGGCAAGGACACGATCATTACCACGATTGTAAGTAGTGCGGGTGATTCCATCGGTTATGAGGACGTTCCCTTCAAGATTGAATCGTTCCCAGCTTACTACAAGGCGACGAGCAATATCAATAATGTGGTACTTACCCCGATGACGGACTACAAGGTCCAGATTGTAAACGCTCCCACGAAGGGCTCCCTCAAAAATGGAGCTGAGGCTGTCGATGGGGGAAGCGTCATTAGCTCTGCAGACATCAAAGCTGGGAAGTTGACCTACGTGAGCGGTTTGAACGAATTTGGTGATACGACTGGGACGAATCCAGAATTCAAGTATTCGACATTCACATACAAGATTGTCGATGATTATGGTGAGGCCTCTAAGAATACTTTCACGATGACTATCGCGATGAATCCGGTCAACGACAAGCCTGAAATTACAAACGCATTGTCGTCGGATTCGAAATTGCATTTGACGGTTAAGGAAAATTCCGCGATCGGGGTTAAAGTCGGCACGATTACAGCCCAGGATAGCGTTGATTCGAACCGAGATCTCGGGAACACCCTCACATACAAGCTCGAAAACATTTCCGGGAATCCATCCAGCGTGTTCCAGATTAACTCCAAGAACGGTGCTATCACGGTGAAAGCGGCTACGCTGGATTACGAAAAGCAAAAGACATATGAAATGAGAATCATCGTGACCGACAACGGTGTGCCGGGCGACCGCTCGAAGAAACTTACCGATACGGTTGTGGTGCATGTCGATGTTGAGAACCAGAACGACCCGCCGGTGATTTTGCGTGGAGATACCACAATTTCTGTACGTGAACATGCCCCGAAGGATTCCATCTTTATCGAGTACAAGGCGACTGACGAAGATGCTGGCCAGCATGTGACGTTCCGTATGGAATCTGCGGATGGTGCTACATCGCTTCCGTTTACGCTCGTCGCGCTGACAGACAGCGATAGCGCCTATATTAAGGTGGTGAGCATTAACTACGAAACCCAGCCGACGGTGTACAATCTCCGTATTATTGCCGACGATGGAAATGGTGGCAGTGCTACGGCAATGCTCACAATCAACATTCTGGACGTGAACGAAACTCCGACTTTTGCACAGTCCAGTTATGAATTCTCCATCGACGAGAAGTACAAGGGTGGCGATCTGGTTGGCCAGGTGACTGCAGCGGATAAGGACACCAAGGCTACCCCGAAGACCGTGCTTACGTATTCTTTGGTGGGTGTTAACGACGTGACGAATGGTTCCACTGCAGTAACGGGCTTGTTCACCGTCAATTCTTCGACTGGAGAAATTAACGTAGATCCTTCCATCAGCGGAATGTTGGGTCAATCTTATGCGAACCACGATTATGAGGTGACGGTCAAGGTTACGGATAACGGTAAAGAACAGAACTTCTCCGTGAACAAGAAGAACCTTTCCAGAAACATCAAGGTGGCCGTCCACATTGGGAATGTCAATGATCCTCCGGTCTTTGACAAGAAAAAATACACGTTCAACGTCAATGAAAATACTCCGCTTAATACGCGCTTCGGCAGCATCAAGGTCACGGATGAAGATGAAGAAGACGGTATGACTCTCAGCATTATCACTTCTTCGATTCCGTTCACTATTGCGACCGTGAAAAAGGGAGAGTACAAGCTGTCCGTGAACGGCGCTCTCGATTTCGAGACGAAAAATTCCTACTCGTTCAAAGTGCGTGTGACGGACGGTGTGGCTAGCGATACTGCCGATGTGGTGGTCAAGATTAACGATGTGAACGAAAAGCCCGTCATCGCCGACTACACGTTCAATGTGGATGAAAATTCCCCCAAGGGAAAAACGGTGGGCACGGTCAAGGTGAAGGACGTGGATACTTGGACGGTCATGGGTTATGAGCTCAAGGATTCCACAAAGAACATTGCCAACGTGTTCACGATTACTCCGGCGTCCAGTTGCGACAAGGGATATTTCTGCGGGGACATCAAGCTCAAGGATTCCGTGCTGGACTTTGAAAAGACCGCAACCTACTATATGTATGTGATTGCGACAGATAACGGAGAGAACGCGGGCTTCCCGCCGGACATGTCGGATACAGCTGTCGTGACGATTAAGATTAACGACAAGAACGATCCTCCTGTCATTGGCCCGGTTGCTGCGGATGTGAATGTCAAGGAACATGGGAGCGCCGGTGAATTCCTGGTTGGGTTCAAGGCGACAGACCAGGACAAGAACCATTCTCTCACCTTCAGCATGGTGTCTAAGAATGGCAAGACGTTACCGTTTGACATTGTGCCGGTTTCGGGTAAGGACAGTGCTTACGTCAAGACCAATAAGGAATTGAATTACGAAACGATGGACACGGTTTACAATATCTATGTCATTGTGAACGATGGCACGGCTAAGGATACGGCGAACTTGACGGTCCATGTCCAGGATATCAACGAAGCTCCGGCTTTCGACAAGGGTGAATACAACGCTCGAATCAACGAGAAGTACAGTGGCGGTGATTCGGTCTGGATTTTTGAGGCGAAGGATAAAGATACCAAGGCCAAACCCGCTACGGTCCTGACTTATTCACTTGGCAAGGTCTACGATGTGACGGATGCCTCGAACAAGGTTGAAGCGGCCGGATTGTTCAGCATTACCTCTGCGAGTAACAAGGGCTATGTCTTGGTGGCAACTTCGGGTATGCTGGGTCAGGCCTATGCCGGCCACACGTTCGAAGTTGTCGTGACGGTGAAGGACAATGGTTCGAAGCAGAACTTCTACGATAACAAGAAGGATCTTTCCGCTACGACCAAGTTGAAAATCGTGGTGACCAACGAGAACGATCCTCCCTACCTCGAAAATAGGCCTTTCAACTTTGATGTCGATGAGAATTCTAAGTCGGGAACGCTTGTCGGAACGATCAAGGCTGAAGACGAAGACCTGAAGGATAAACTGACATTTGATATGGTGCTGTCCGGTTCTGATGTCCCGTTTGAATTCCAGAAGGTATCCGACAGGGAAATTAAGGTGGTCGTGAAGAGCAATGCGAAGCTCAATTACGAAGCCGATAGCCTCTACACGTTCAAAGTCGCTGTGACGGACGGAATTGCCGGCGATACGGCCGATGTGACCATCAAGATTAACGACGTGAACGAGTATCCGAATATCGTGACTGCCGACCTCTACATTGACGAGAACTCGTCGACCGGAACATCAGTCGGTAAGGTCAAGGTCACGGATGAAGACCTCTGGACAAAGATGGACTACAAGCTCCTGGATTCCACGGCGGGTGCTACGAGCGTCTTCAAGATTTCCTCTTCGTCCACTTGTGATAAGGGCTATTTCTGTGGTGAAATCACTCTCAAGGATTCTGTCCTCAATTACGAAAAGGATAGCGTCTACTATATGTATGTGGTTGCTACGGATAATGGAAAGAACAAAGGCTTCCCGCCTGACCTCGCCGATACCGCGGTTCTCAAGGTTCATATCAACGACAAGAACGATCCTCCGACCTTTGACTCGAGCTCTGTGACTGTCGGTGTAGACGAGAATTCTCTGGTGGAAACGCTCGTGGGTTCTGTTTCCGTCTATGCCAAGGACGAGGACAACCTGATCAAGAAGAAGGATACGCTTGTCTACTCGCTCATCCCCGTTTCCAAGAATTCCACGAAGTTCTTCAAGATTGACTCTCTGACGGGTGAAATCAAGGTGGCGGAAGATTCGCTCGATTATGAGTCGGTGGCTGTGTACCAGGTGAAGGTGCGCGTGACCGACAATAGGGATCCGCAATCTGCCGATACGATGCTCGTCATCATCAATGTCAACGACGTGAACGAAAAGCCGACGGTTGTGCAGCAGAAGTTCGATATTGACGAACTGGAACCTGCTGGCTCCGTGTTGAACGGAAGCCCCGTCAAGGACGGCGATTTGGATACGGCCAAGGCGTTCAAGATGCACAAGTATTTCGCTATTGACGGCGATACGGCCAAGTTTGCTATTGATTCCCTGACGGGCGAAATCACGACGAAGGAAGTGCTTACTTACAGCAACACGGGCGCAAACGACTACTCCTTGACGGTACAGGTTGTTGACTACAGCGTGCCGAGCAAGTTGCTCGTTGCCGAAGAGGTGATGCTCATTGCCGTGAACGATGTCAACAAAGCGCCTGTCATCGCTCCGGATTCCTTCGTGGTCAAGGAAAATTCTCCAGAATCCACGTTTGTCGGCCAGATTAAGGCTACCGACGACGAAGACTCGCCTTCGCAGTTGACATTCACTCTCGTGGGTACATCGAAGGAATTCGATCTTTCGACAGACGGCATTATCACCGTGAAGAAGGGCGCAAACATTGACTACGAACGCACCAAGTCTTACACGTTGCAGGTTGAGGTGGCCGACCTTAAGGGATTGACCTCCATTGGCAAGGTGAAGATTAATGTCGAGAATGTGCCCGAAGCTCCGGTTCTCGAGGCCGACACCTTCCACGTGGCCGAAACGGCCGTGGCCAAGACGCTTGTCGGTAAGGCTATCGGCATGGACCAAGAAGACGCCGATTCGCTGTTGACCTATACGCTCATTGGCACATCGGAAGAGTTCGATGTTTCTACGTCCGGCCGCATTACCGTGAAGAAGAGCGGCGTGCTTGATTACGAATCGACGACCAGCTACATTTTGGAAATCTACGTGACCGATACGGACAGCATGTCCGATACGGCCCGGTTCCTGATTATCGTGGACGATGTGAATGAGGCCCCGGTAATTGAGCCTGCCGAATTCCATGTGGCCGAGAACTCTCCGGCAAAGACCAAAGTCGGGACTGTGGTGGCTCACGATGCCGAAGACCCGGATTCCGTGTTGGTGTTCTCGCTTGCGGAAAGTTCCAACGAATTCGAGATTTCTTCTTCTGGTCGTATTACCGTGAAGAGTGGCGCAAACCTTGATTACGAAACCAAGAACCACTACGATTTGAAGGTTTTCGTGACCGACACGAAGAAAGTTTCTTCTACGGCGATTGTGAAAATCTGGATTGATGATATCCGCGAGATTCCGACGATGGACGATACGACTCTCGTCATTCGCGAAGATGCCAAGCCGGATACGACTTTTGCCAAGCTTGTCATTGATAATCCTGAGAACGACAAGGTCAAGGTAACTCTCATTAACAATGTCAAGGAATTCAAGGTGTCGGAAAATGGCGAAATCAAGCTTGTTGAAGCGCTAGATTACGAGACCAAGAAGAAGTACGAACTGGTTGTGGTTGTGGAAGGCGACGATGGTAGCCTCGATACGGCGCACGTGACTATCAAGGTGCAGAACGTCGTCGAAGTGCCCGATGTCAAGATTACCCGTGCAAGCGATGAGGATTCCCTCTGGCTTGAACCCGATACCATCTTTACCAACTCCAGGAAAATCGATTTCGAATGGACTGTCGACAATAAACTGCAGCCGGATACCACGGTGAAGTTCCCGAAAGACAGCACCTACATTGTCAAGGTCTGCTTTGACGACCCGACAAAGGACAAACCGGGCTGCGATTCCGTTGTCGTCATTGTGGACAATTCTATCCCGAAGGTGACGATATCGAAGATTGCCGAAGATACGGTTGCCATTTCGAACGTGACGATTGTTGAACAAGTCGACGAGAACGATACGAACTTCTACGTGAACCACGAATTGAACGAGGTGCGTATCCATATCAAGGACAAGGCGACCGAGACAGACTCCACGTTCAATACGAATCTCCGTCTCGATTCCCTGTTGAATATCAGCAAGTCCTTGTCGGATGTCAAGAAGGTGTCCAAGAAGAAGGACATCACGATGGATGACGCCGAATCTGCCGAGACAACGCGTAACCTGATTAACGACAAGACATACGAAGTCTCCTTCGACATGAAGGTAGACGGTAAGAAGGTGAAGGTCTCTTACAACACCGACAAGAAGGGTCGCGAAATCAAGAACGAAGACGGCGATGTGGTGATGACGGTCAAGTACCAGACGGTCATTGGCGGCAAGGATGTCACGGTCTCTTACAAGGTGAACGGCACTACCGGTGAACTGATTAAGGACGATAACGGTGGCTCTTACGAATACTCCTACGAGTTCGACGACGACTTCGGCGGGCATGTGGGCGTCCGTTATTCTGTAGATGACAAGGGCGAAATTGTCAAGAACGAAGAAGGCAACTACGGTTACCAAGTCAGCTACACCTACAAGAACAAGTTCGGCAACATTGCCACGAAGAACATCTTCATCGTCGTGGACAAGGTTGTTCCGGTGGTCAAGATTACCTCTCCCGAGAACAAGGCTATCGTGCGCACGCGCGGAGTCAATGTCACGTGGACTGTGGATGGCGAAGTGCAAGACACCCTTACGATCCAGGGCTTGAAGGTGGGCATCAACGCCATCATACGTACATACCGCGACAAGGCGGGTAACGAGGCTTCGGATACGGTCTTCGTTGTCATGAAGAACCCGAAGTCCATCAATGTGCATGTCGTAAAACCGGTCACGAAAATCGATGCGGATTCCGTTGCCAAGTACTATGGCGACAATCCTCCGAAGGATGGCCAGTCGTTTGCAGTGAGCCTGTACAATCCGAAGGAAGACAAGGAAATGAAGACGCTTGTCGGTGGCTCGTTCGGCAAGAAGAAGGGTGACCTCGAAGAACCCTATCCGGGAGTCAATGGGGGTCACCTTGGTCCGACGCTCTCCTTTGATGCTGTGGCGCCTCGTTGCGGCGACAATCCTGCTTCCGGCCTCTGCACCTTGGACGACCTCCTCGAACGCGATGGCCTGATTTCGCTCGATGTCGGTGGTGGCTGGGACCGCGAGAAGGTGACTGTTGATGAATACGTCAATAATTACTGTAATGCCGAGTTCCGCAAGGAATACAAGGGCGACAACGCGAAGGCCAACCTCTTCAAGATGAAACTGCACGTGAATGTCTGGGTTTATTCCAATCTGGGTTCATTCTTGAACGAATACCGTTTTGAGCAAGACTTGAACGATCCGGAATTCGTCAACGATGTTGGCGAAATCAAGATGTTCTTCGAATTGACTCCTGACTTAAATGGCGACGTGGTGACGCAGGAAGGCCGCTTGCTTGGTACGGGCGCGTACATCTTCAAGACCGAAGTCAAGTCGGTTGCCGAGCTGCGCTGCAAACTCCCGGATGAGGAAATCGGCCACAAGCGTTATGCTTCGGACGAACTGCTCAAGTCGTTCGGCTACAAGAGGCCGAAGAAGAAAAAGAAATAG